The Thermodesulfobacteriota bacterium DNA window ATTCTTGCCCGTGCGGAGAACTTCCTTCATGGCCGGGAAGTGGAGAAACCGGTTACGGTGAGGACGGGAATGAATCAGCGCTTCATAAAAATCCGCCAACCCGATGACCCGGGCATACTCATGGATATCAGCGGCTTTAAGGCCCGACGGATACCCCGACCCGTCCTGACGTTCGTATACCTGGACAGCGATTTCGGCCAGGTAATCGTAATCTTTATCCAGTTGTGACAGAATCTGACGGCTGAAAACCGGCCGCTGCCGGATCTGTTTCATCTCATCTGAATTCAACGCCGACGTTTTGTAAAAAATCTCGTCCGGTACCAGAACCGTCCCGATATCATGGAACATGGCCGCGGTTCCCAGTTTCACCAGGCCGGCGGCGGGGATTCCCAGATGACTTCCGATCATAACGGCCAGGATGGCGACGTTAACGGAGTGATGAACAACCGTATCCTCCCGATAATCTCGGTGAATTGCGGCCAGAAAAAGCGCGTCCATCTCCTGCCGGCCGACGTCCGTCACTTTCTTCATCAAGGTAATGGACGGATCAGGTGAAAACGCCCGGTTTCGTCGAACGGCATCATAAACCTCTGCCAGACACTTGAGTGCCTCCGTATACAAACGGCTTTCTTCAGGGGTTCCGGGCATCCGCATGCGGGCATCTCCGGCAGCTCCTTCCAGTTGGCTTAATCGCAACGATTCTGAGTCGCTATTTTTTTGCGCGGAGGTTGAACGGACGGTCGAATGTCCGCTCTCGGCAGCCAGCTTGGACATGTTTAATTTTGATTCGTTCATATATCTCCATAAAATTTCACCCGGGGTGAAAATCAGACCGGGCCGATGGGTTTATCCGGATTATAAGTTATTAAAAAAATTATAATTATATTTTTAATGATAATCAAATTTTTTTTACGGCCGGGTAACATTGGTCCTCTTGAAACGCACGGGCATATCTGCCTGGAAATAAATTAAATTATATATAACTACAAATAGTTATATGGTCATAGACGAGGGTTTAATCAGTTAAATTCTGAATATTTTTAGTATATTATTTTTTTGTTAAGGGCGGGTCGGGATGCCCGGACGTGGACTTTTTTCGTAACCGGCCGGATTTTTCCAGCACGCTGATCAGCAGCACCAGCAGCACGGCCTGAAGGAGCAGAAGCGCCGCTTCCAGGATACCGGCGTGACGTATGACAACGGCGCTGATACCGAGACAACTGTTTAAAGCAAAAATAAATACCACGCTTCTTCTGTTGCCGCCCAGGACAATGGCCAGTCGATGGTGAAGGTGATCACGACCGACATATTCCAGCCATTGCCGCACGGTGGCCACCTTGCCGGTAGCGATCCGATCGACGGTGATATAAATCATGTCGAAAATCAACACCCAGAAAATCAGCAGCGGAGAAACCAGTGCCACCACCGGATTGGTGTCCGACCAGACGCCGTAAACAGCCAGACAGGCCAGTATAAATCCGATAAAGGTGCTGCCGGCATCTCCCAGAAAAATAGCGGCCTTGCCCCTGGCCCTGAAATTGTAGGGCAGAAAACCCAGGCAACCGCCCATTACGGCGATGGCCAGCCAGCCGACAAGCGGTTGCCCGGTCTGATAGGCAACCAGGCTCAAAAAAAAAGCGATAATGGCGCCCAGACCGGCGGCCAGGCCGTTCATGCCGTCAAAAAAGTTCAGGGCATTGGTAATGCCGATGATCCACAAAAAAGTCAGGACCAGGTTAAAGGCAAGACCGGCGGTTCCCAGGTGAGTCGGGACAACCTTAAGGACAACCCCGTGACTGACGACGATGATGACCGCGACGATCTGGGCCAGCAGCTTGATGACGGCGGGCACCTCACTGATGTCATCCATCAGCCCCACGGCAAAAAGAAGCAGTGAAGCCGATAGAATCGCCACGACACCCGGGTCATAAATGCCATTTAAGAGAATGGAAGCAAGAGAAGCCATAAAAACAGCCATCCCGCCCAGCAGCGGTGTGGCCTGATCGTGACGTTTGCGTCCGTCCGGCAGGTCGAGGATGTTGAACCGGCGGGCCACCCGCATACAAACCGGCGTCAGGCAGAAGGAGATCCCGGCGGAAAGAATCAGGATATAGGCCCAGCGAGCGCCATGCAAAGCGAATGTTATGGAGGCAGACGGCAGCAGCAACGCTCCCGTCAGAAGAACGGCCGTTCCATAAAGCAACCCTTTCCACTTGCTGTTTCCCGACCTTTCCGTCATGACTCCATTTCCTCCAGACATTCTTTCAGGGCGGCGATGACGGTATCTGCTTCCTGATCCGTCAATGAGGGATAGATCGGGATGGACAGCGCCGTGCGCCAGGCCGCGTCCGATTGCTCATATCCCGTCAGGTTCAAATAGTGATGAAGCGGCCGGAACACGGGCCGGGCACAGGTGATACCGCGCCGGGCAAGGCGGTCGATCCACGGGCCGGCGTCATCCGGTACCCGGACAACATAGCGGAAGTAAATCCGGCCGGGCGTGTCCGGCGGCAGGATGACGCGGAAATGACACAGGGCCTCATTATAGCGGCCTGCTATCTCCTGCCTTCTGATGATAAACGTTTCCAGCTTCCCCAATTGGGACAGGCCCATGGCGGCCTGAAGGTCGGTCATCTTGTAATTGAAACGAACGCGGTAATCCGTCCGGTTGTCATAATTTCGCAAATCCACAATCCGCTCGATAATTTTCTGATCCCGGGACGCGACCAGACCGCCCTCACCGGTTGTCATCATCTTGGTGGCGTAAAAGGAAAAAACAGCCGCGCCGCCAAACGCGCCCAGGGGTCGGCCATGATAGAGGGCGCCCACAGCCTGGGCACAATCCTCGATCAGGGGAATGCCGATGGCCAGCAGTCCGTCCAGGTCAGCCGGCGCACCGAACATATGAGGAACGATTATCGCCCGGGTCCGAGATGTTACCCTGCCGGCAGCATCGCGAGAATCCATGTTGAACGTGTCCGGATCGATGTCTGCCAGAACCGGTTCCGCGCCGGCATGATAAACCGCGTTCAACACTGCCGTGCAGACATAAGAGGGAATGATCACCTGGTCGCCCGGACCGATCCCTAGGGCCAGCAGGGCCAGATGCAGTCCCGCTGTTCCCGAGTTCACGGCCGCGGCATGGCCCAGCCTGAATGCCTCCGCAAAATCTCTTTCCAGACGCTCTACCATCCGGCCCTGGGCAATCTGACCGGACAGCACCACCCGGTGGACAGCCGCGGCTTCCGCCTCTCCCAGGGTGGGACGTGAATGAGGGATGACATTCATGATGTCGGCCGATAATCCTGAACACCTTAAATGTTGATAAACAGCCGTAACGGGCTGAAGGCTTCGGCGTATTTCACCCGGCCCTGGATCCCCCGGAAAACCGCTCCGGCGTTGGCGATATCCAGAATGGACAGACCTTCGATATTGGTCCTGGCCACCTGGGATTGGTGGGCCTTGAGCAGGTCTCTCTTTTTGTCGATAGTCTCGCTGATATCAACAAAAACCGAAGGGTCAAACCGCTGAGTAGTCGGCCCCTCGTAAAACATGACATTCCGGACATAACGGGTGGCTGAAATAACGATCTGGGCCAGGTGGCGGTGATCCTGATGGGTGTCGTCATGGTAGTGGCAGAAAATAAAATCCGGTTTCACCACGGACATGATGCCCTCGATATACTGGATCGTATCCAGGTCGACCGCCAGGCGCGTATCTTCGGCGTTGCCCCAGAACAGGCCGCTGGCATTCATGATTTGCGCCGACGCCGTCTGTTCGGCCATGCGGACGTCCATGTCTCCGCCCCTGTCACCCTTGGACATGATCAGCAGATATATCTTGTGCCCCCGGATACCGTATTTTAGCAGGGTTCCCCCGCAGCCGAACTCGATGTCATCGGGATGAGCGCCGATGGCCAGGATATTCATTCGTTTATCCATTATTCTCCTTCCCCTCTGATCACCGCCAGACTGTCCGGACCGCGGTTGAAGAGCAGGTCGACCGCCGACAGGTTGGCCACAAAATCGCCGTACAATTGAGGATAGACCGGATGATCAAATGCCTGAAACACCACCCGGATACCGCTGTCGTTAAACCGGGACAGATCCATGTAATTGGCGCCTCCCCGGCCGGCCAGATAAGTGTCCGCTCCAAGTTCCCGGCAGATATCGATCAGCCGGTCGGTGGGCTCTTCCCTCAGGGGCGCCAATTCCGAAGCGATCACCGTTTTCGTTTCGATCCCCAGTGCCCGGCGCAGCGCTTCGGCCAGAGCGATATTCAATTCGGAAAGGCGTTCCGGGTCAGATCGCAATATGGGTTCAAAAAGGCTCATATACTCATCAAAAAACGGTGCACGCCGGTAGCAGGTCGTCAGGGCCTGAATATGTTTTTTTCCCCACGGCGTTTTCCGGTCGATTTTAACCTGGTTGATTCTCTGGGGAAACCGGTAAGTCACGGGAACGGTCAGCCACTGCCACCCGCCAACGGACTTAATCCGGTTCCGGTTCTGCCACTCGTTCTTTTTGTATTGAACGTTATCAAGATAGCAGAAAACATCGGCTTTGGCCATCTTATCGTAATAGCCGAGCCAGGGAAAATATTGCGGCTGATGAACGGCGGCGATCATGGCCGGTCCCTCATGGCGGATTCATAAAGGGCGTTAATCTTGGATATCATGACGGCAAGCGAGAAGCGAAGCGCTGTCTCCCGCCCCTTCTCCCCAAGGGCGACGCGCAGGGCGTGACTGTCAAGCAATTTTACGATGGCGGCGCGCAGGGCGCCGGGATCCCGGGGATCGACCAGAAAACCGTTGTCTCCATTACGGACCATGTCCGGTATGCCGCCGACGTTTGAGGCCACTACCGGCCTGCCGGATGCCATGGCTTCCACCACCACCCTGCCCATACCCTCGTTCAGGGACGGCAGGACAAACACGTCAAACGCCCGCATCACTGCGGGGATATCCCGACGCCAGCCGGCCAGCACCACCTTCACGTCAACGCCCGCTTCAGCGGCTTTTTGCTTCAGGTCCGATTCCAGGTCGCCCTTGCCCACAAACACCAGATACAGGTCCGGCCGGGATCTCAGCAGCGGTATCATGGCCTCAAGCAGGCCCGCGGGGTTCTTGACGGACTGCAGCCAGCCCACGGTGCCGACCACGGCCGCCCTTTCCGGGATCCCCAGTTCCCGGCGAATTCCGGGGTCATCGCCTGGCGCCGCAAGGAAGGCGTCAATATCCACCCCGCTGTGAATGATACGCATGCGGTCATCGGCAAAAAGGCGCAAGGATAAATAGTCGTCCCTTTCTCCCCGGGTCAGGGCCACCAGATGATGCGTTATAGGGGCGGTAAGTCTTTCCGTCAACAAAAACAGCTTTGAAAAAAGAGCGGCGAAATGACCGTAAAACACATGGCCATGAGGCGTATGGACAATCACCGGTGTCCGCGCCAGCCAGGCGGCCCATCGGCCCAGGATGCCGGCCTTGGAAGTATGGGTGTGAACGATGTCCGGTTTCTCCCGCCGGATGATCCGCCATAATTGTAGCATGGCGTCGACATCATATAGGGGATGGACGCTTCGAACCAGCGCGGGCAGGCGGATGATTTCCACGCCCTGCCGCCGGGCTTTCTCCAGACCGGATTCTACCGATTCCGTCTCCGCCGGCGTCATCCGTGACTCCCGGGACAGGCCGGTGACCAGGATCACCCGATATCTCTTCCGGTCCAGACCCAGGCAGGTCAGCAGCGTGTTCTGCGCCGAACCGCCCATGTCCATCCGGGTGATGATGTGCATGACCGAAACCCGATCCGTCATCATTTCAATCCCTCCCGATTGCCAGGGCCAGCATGGCGTCGATATTTTTTTCCCAGGAATAATTGTCCTCGACAAAGGCACGGGTTTTGAGCCGGAGTACTTCGTAAGCGCCGGGCGTTTTTCTGACACAACCGGTTTTTTCAATGATCAGCCGGGCCATGGCTTCTTCGGAAATATCGTCGAACAGCAAATCACGATCAAACGATTCGAGAATCTCCAGGGTACCGCCGACGGGCGTTCCCAAAACGGGCGTACCGGACGCCATGGCTTCCAGGGTAACCAGGCCGAACCCTTCCAGGTCTTGGGTCGGAAGGATAAAAAGGTCCGCCATGCGGTAATAGTCGGGCAGATCCTCTTCTTGGATAAAACCGGTGAAGAGAACGTGCGGCGTCAGTCCGGTTTCTTCCGCCTGCCGTACCAGTGCCCGCTTCAAAGGCCCCTCGCCGCCGATCACCAGATGCACATCCTTCGACCGTCGCAGAACAATTTCCATGGCGCGCAGCAACACGGAGAGTCCCATGCGGGGCTCCAGGTTCCGCAAAGTAAACAGGATGACCCGGTTTTCGGGCAGACCCAGCCTACCCCTGATGGCTGCTTTGTCATCAGCCGGCCGGAAACGAGTACAATCTACACCACCGGGAATAACCGATATTTTTTCGTCCGGGACCCCATGACTGTGCCGCAATTTTTTACCGGTATAAGCACTTAAGGTCACGATCCGATCAGCACCGTCCAGAGCCGTCTTCTCCAACCGTTTCCTGACCCGAGCCATTACCTGAATGGCCAGACGCCCGAACATGCCGGGTGGCGCGGCGTTCCTGGAAAGATATTCCTCATGCCACAGGGAATGACAGGTGTAGATTTTTCTTATGCCGGTCCTTCCGGTAAACAGAACGGCCATGGCGGATAAGGGTTGATGCAAAAAGATACAATCAAAACCGATGTCCTGATGCAACGACCGGAACAGGCGTCCGCCGTTTTTGATGGTGTCGGCGAAAAAGCCCAAGGGATGTTTCGGATCCGCCCGGTATCGCCATTCGGTGACGCCGGATATGGTCTGGTGCTCCGACCCATGGATTTCCGGGATCCATCGGGTCATCAGATGGACGGAATGGCTCCTGGCCGCCATACGTGTGGCCTGTTCGAAAAGGACACGCTCCGTACCGCTGCCGGCATTGCTGATGGACGCATCCGCCACAAAGAGAAGATTCAACTCCGGTTCCCCGCCTGAAGCAACTATATTTCAAAAGAATCCTTTGAGGGAGTATAGCATAATACGGACGGACTCGTCATTACCGCGTGTCAGCAGACGCCAGCCAGGCCGGATCGTCCCGGGGCCAGTCCTTTAAGGGAATCATACACCGTCTCTGTTGACGCGACCGTAGTCCTGATGTCAAAACGTTCGAGAACCGTCCGGTGCCCCTGCCCGGCTATCTTCTTCCGCGAATCGGAGGCGGACAGGATACGTCCGGCCGCCTCCGCCATTGCCGACGGGTCTTCGGGAGGCACCAGCAGGCCGTTGATTCCGGGGCGGATATATTCCGCCGGTCCTCCGGAATTCGTGGCCAGAACCGCGACGCCTGAGGCCATGGCCTCCAGGGCCGACAGGCCAAAAGGCTCTCTCACCGACGGCAGGACAAAAAGGTCCAGGACGGCATAGATCTCTTCAATTTCATCGACCGAACCAGTAAACCGGCAAATGTCCGCCACGCCCGCGGTCATTGCCTCCCGTTTCAGATCTTCCAGCAACGGCCCCTCTCCGGCGAACAGGCAGACCAGATCCGGGAATGCGGGTTTGAGAAGAGGCAGTGCCCGGATCAGATGCACCTGCCCCTTTTCCGGGACCAGACGGCCCACCGTACCGATCACCGGAGAGCGGCCAGTTATACCCAGCTTCATTTTTATCGCTTCGACATCAAAAGCGCGGGAGAAACGCACCGGGTCGATGCCGTTATAAATGACAATGATTTTGTCCGGACTGATGCCTAGCTTCCGGGTGTCCGCGGCCATAGCTTCGGAAACGCAGATAAAGCGCCGGGTTATGCGGGATGACCATGATTCAATAATCCGGTAGAACCGCCGGAGGGCAGGCGGCGTATCCCGGTAATCAAAAAGAGAAACATGAATGGTGACCACATGAGGCCGTCGGGTCAGCAGCGCTGCCAGGCGGCCGTAAAAATTAGCCCGAAACCCGTGGGAGTGGATCACATCCGCCCCGGCCTCCCGGCAGAGGCGGCAGAGGTGGATGAGGGCCGCCGGAGACGGCTGCCGCGGCATAGGGATGATTTGATACCGATGGCCGGCGGCTTCCATCTCCCGGTTCAGGTATCCGGCATAAGGGATTACCGTAACATGACGGTAAGCCCGCGAGGAATAACGGATCAGGTCGAGCAGGTGCCGCTCGCCACCGCCCGGGCCGCCGGAACCGATCACGTGAAGCACGGTTGTCATCGGAGCTGTCAATGTCATTGGTTTGCGCACTGCCTTACCGCTTCGTCCGCCACCATCCTGGCCATCATCCGCCGGTCGAACCGGTCCCGGATCCACTGATGGGCTGCCATCCGTTGATCCATGTCCGGTTCGCCGGGCTGCGACAGGATGCGGATCACCGCCTCGGCCAATGCCGTAGGCGAATCCGGCTGCACCAGGGTCACCAGGGGCGCGTTCCGGAATATGCCGGTAATGCCGGGCACGTCCGAAGCGACCACCGGTCTGCCGCAGGCCAGGTAGTCAAACATTTTGACAGGTGATCTCAAACCCGCGTCACGATGATACGGCGCCACGCAGACATCCATGGCATTGATCCAGTGCGGGAGCGCTTCATACTCGATTTCTCCGGTAAAAATGAAATAACGTTCCAAGCCCATCGCTTCGACCATTTCCGCCCACACCCGCCTCATGGGGCCGTCGCCGACAATCAGAAACCGTGCCGCCGGAACGGTCTCAACAATCTCCGACGCGGCTTCTATCAACCTTCCTACGCCCTGGTGAGCAAGCAGGGTCCCCACAAAACCGACGTAACGAAGGTTCTCCTCCAAACCAACGGTTCGGCAAGACGCATGCCTGTCCGCGGGTCGCATCAAATCGGTATTGGCGCCGCTGGGCATGACGACCATCTTCCCCGGAGGCATGGCCGGCATCTGCTTTCCGATCTTTGTAATCACCGCTTCTGAGATTACAAAGCAACGGTCGGCGTGACGGATATTGATCCGGTCCAGAAATTCCGAAAGCAGAGACCGCAGGCGGGATCGGGCTTGCCCTCCCTCACCCCGGCGGCCGGCAAACGGGTCGTCATTTACTTCCAGGTAAAACCGGGCTTTCTTCATTTTCGCATACAACAGCGGGACTATCAGTGATGTTCTTCGCAGATAAACAACATCCGGCAGCGTCCTTCGTCGGTGGATCAGAGACAGAAGCAAAAAAAGGTTATAGGAAACTGAACGCAGGCCCGGCACATTCAACAGGGGGATCTCAATGACGGTAAAGGGCGGTTTCTTCTCGGCGAAACCATACTTCGGCAGAAAAAGCGTCACCTCGCTTCCCGTCTGGGCCAGGTTCCAGGCCAGATCCCAGATCTTGACGCTGGCGCCGACGAAATGTTTCCAGAGGGGATCATGCCAGTAGGCGAAAAGGTGAAATGATAGTTTTGTATTATTCATTAGGGCTTTTAATAGTTGTACAAGAAATCTTTTCCCTGCTATAGTTTTAAAAAAAGAAACTCTTTTGATCTATTAACATAACCATTTGATTTATATAAACATCAATTTTGTTTTTCCACTCTTTTATGATTCCCTTATAAAATATGCGGACCAAAGAAAACTTTTTCTCGTCATAACTAACTTAAATTTTGGTTATTTACAACCGATTCTTCCTATGAATCAGTAAAGTCGGTATACATAATCTTAACAAGATATCAGTCAGAATATTGGCAGAAAATAAAAACGGATGGGTGTGCTCCATTGAAAATGACAGTGAATATGCCCTGCCTAATATGCGGTTCGGAAGAAAACCATGAAAGGTTTCGAATTCGATATCCCGAGCATAACTATCCCGGAGACTTTTGTATTCGAGAATGCAAGGGTTGCGGTCTGTTGTTTAATTCGCCTAGAATTCCTGAAGAGCAACTCAAGCAATTATATGATAATAATTATTATTTCTTTAAGAGACCGGCAATCGATGAATTCAATCGTTCGGTACACATTTATAACCGAACTATCCGCAGGATTGAAAATAAAATATCCGAAAAACGAGTACTTGAGATTGGAAGCGCCAAGGGATATTTACTATCAATCATGCAAAAAATGGGTTGGGAGGTCAAAGGTATTGAAATATCGGCCGAGGCTGCCAGGTATGCGGTTGAAAAACTTCATGTAGATACGTTCCATGGCACGATAGACCAATATATTCAATCACCAGGTGCCTTTGAGCCCTATCCTCTGGTTCTTGCCATCGATATTATTGAACATGTTCCAGACCCGGTCTTATTTATCCGGCATTTACAGAAAATCGTAAAACCGGGCGGTATGCTGATCATCGATACTCCAAATGGCGGCTCGAAAAAAATTGGCATTGAAGGCAGCGCCTGGAAAGGCTTCAATCCTTATCACATATCTCTTTTCTCTGTAAGTAATTTATCTCAGCTACTGACTCAATCTGGCTTTCACCTGAAAGATATTTTTTTTTATGGTGGTAAAATAGATGATCAACAAAAAATCGGCTACAGGAAACGTATTAAAATTATGCTCCAATCGAGTTTCGCCTGGCCAATTTTTGAGCATACATACAATCTGATAAAATCGGCGGCATCTCGAATAATACCAATCCCATATTATCTTCACTTGGCTGAATCAAAGATAAGTTCATTAAAAAGGCTTGAATCTTTATCTCAGAATAAAAACGATGTAGACGATGGGGATAATTTTGTTCTATTTGCACAGAAAGAGTAAAAGAATAACCTAAAATCATTTCCAATTTTTGAAAGGGCCCAGAAGTTTTTCTTACTATGCGCTATTCTGTTATTTCGAATCCCGTTTCCCACTCTTTTTTTACATATGGATTTACCTTCTTATTCAGACGATAAAAAATCGTGGCATTCCCCACATTATTTTGAAAATACTCAACATGACTGTCCGCTAAATATCGGATAAATATTTTTTCCAGGTTATGCTCATAATCGGCAAAAATAAAAGCCGGTTCGGGACTAGATCGAACTTTCTCCGTAATATCAATTTTCCTGTCCCGCAACACGATCCCGTCGGGTATCAGATAGGGAGCGCCATTCAGAACGCCACCCGATGCGAACATAATCGAATAAGTTGTATCGTATGACCCATAGAAATTCATCAGATGATTCGAGGATAAAAACTTGGCTGCCGGATACGGATCAAATACGGATTTTCGGAATTCGGAATTCCACCCCATAACATTGGCAATGATGAACAACGGAATCAAAGACAACACAAGGCCTCGACCTTTTAAAATAATATCTTTAAAATAAAAAAGAATTACTGGCCAAACCAGCAACAAGGGCATGAAATGTCGGTCATGGTTCAATCCCACGCCCCAATGGAAAAAAAACAACAGCACCACTGAAAACGCAAACTGTCGAAAATAAAAACGCGGGATGTCGTTTCTTTTATCCCGTAACGCAACGATAATAAATAACAGAAGTGAGGCTATCAGGAATATTCCGACCATATTTGAAATAGGACTCGGTTTTTGAAAAGGATATAAAAAGGTGGAAAGGTTATAAGGCAGATGAAGTACCCACCACTTTAAGTAAGCGAGCTTTTGCTGAATGGCGCATAGGACGATCTCTGCGGTAGGCTTTATCATTGCATTACGGCCGACCCCCAGACTTCTCCCGCCGGCCCTTAAAAAAGTTTTGAGGGGGAATAAAAAATTATAAACGATCAATGGCGATAACCCGATAATAAAACCGGCGGTAAAAACAGATATCCCCTTCCAGCGAATATCCTCGAATCTTCGGTATAACGAAGTAAAAATAAAAGCGATGATGACAGGAATGATCAAAAAAATTATTTGCAGAAAAAATCCGGCGGCAAATCCGGAAAAAAACAGGACTCGGCCAAACCCCTCACGGCCGACATGTTCGTTGATCCGCCAGCTCGAATAAATGACCAGCGCCATACCAAAAACCAATTCACC harbors:
- a CDS encoding glycosyltransferase family 39 protein; this translates as MAINIMDLKEFPIYCWEAHYASALVSYIGAVIFKLFGIGFVQIRSGMLIFSILAIIFMERIYEKLFGRMNAFLCVLFYIFCPYVILHHTMGAYGGYGELVFGMALVIYSSWRINEHVGREGFGRVLFFSGFAAGFFLQIIFLIIPVIIAFIFTSLYRRFEDIRWKGISVFTAGFIIGLSPLIVYNFLFPLKTFLRAGGRSLGVGRNAMIKPTAEIVLCAIQQKLAYLKWWVLHLPYNLSTFLYPFQKPSPISNMVGIFLIASLLLFIIVALRDKRNDIPRFYFRQFAFSVVLLFFFHWGVGLNHDRHFMPLLLVWPVILFYFKDIILKGRGLVLSLIPLFIIANVMGWNSEFRKSVFDPYPAAKFLSSNHLMNFYGSYDTTYSIMFASGGVLNGAPYLIPDGIVLRDRKIDITEKVRSSPEPAFIFADYEHNLEKIFIRYLADSHVEYFQNNVGNATIFYRLNKKVNPYVKKEWETGFEITE